A single genomic interval of Natronolimnobius sp. AArcel1 harbors:
- a CDS encoding carbonic anhydrase: MGTDSEPSGRGGRDSDADSEYGILAELLVGNRHHVNSLPEDYFADVQVEQHPDIVAISCSDSRVPQEDMWGVDHAGQVFTPSNIGNQVWDEDDGERIVDGGLLYPIHHTDTEVAAVVGHTGCGAITAAYRVATGDSLPGPQGVDKWIRMLVPVVEDALESDLIDANADDDLVINQLVEYNVDHQAEFLRNSPNVPDGIDIYGFVYDFQGVYGDDHGCAYLVNVNGTMEPDAIAEQLPEEYEPITQSLLY, translated from the coding sequence ATGGGAACCGATAGCGAACCGAGCGGTAGAGGCGGCCGCGATTCCGACGCCGACAGCGAGTACGGAATCCTTGCGGAACTGCTCGTGGGCAATCGCCACCACGTCAACTCTCTGCCGGAAGACTACTTCGCGGACGTGCAGGTTGAACAGCACCCAGACATCGTCGCCATCTCCTGCTCGGACTCGCGGGTGCCACAGGAGGACATGTGGGGCGTCGATCATGCAGGACAGGTCTTTACACCGAGCAACATCGGCAATCAGGTCTGGGACGAAGACGACGGCGAGCGGATCGTCGACGGCGGGTTGCTCTACCCGATCCACCACACGGACACCGAGGTCGCGGCTGTCGTCGGCCACACCGGCTGTGGAGCCATCACTGCAGCCTATCGCGTCGCAACGGGCGACTCACTACCCGGGCCCCAGGGCGTCGACAAGTGGATCCGCATGCTTGTACCCGTCGTTGAGGACGCCCTCGAGAGCGACCTGATCGACGCTAACGCGGACGACGATTTAGTGATCAACCAACTCGTCGAATACAACGTTGACCATCAGGCGGAGTTCCTCCGTAACTCCCCGAACGTCCCGGACGGCATCGACATCTACGGCTTTGTCTATGACTTTCAAGGCGTCTACGGGGATGACCACGGCTGTGCATATCTGGTCAACGTCAACGGCACGATGGAGCCGGACGCAATTGCTGAGCAACTTCCCGAGGAGTACGAGCCGATAACCCAGAGTCTACTGTACTGA
- a CDS encoding NADP-dependent oxidoreductase — protein MADTRQWRLASRPTGTPTAENFDLVTIERPDLGPGEVLVRTLYQSVDPYMRGRMRDAESYAEPWDVGEPMQAGVVGEVLESEADAFEAGDVVTGNLLWAEHAVADADELRQVNPDLGPVSTALGVLGMPGVTAYFGMLEVADPGPGDTVVVSGAAGAVGSVAGQLARLSGARVVGTAGSDEKTDWLSDELGFDAAINYKETEDLAGAIAEACPDGIDAYFDNVGGPITDAVWPLLNVRARVAVCGQISQYNATEQPTGPRKLGKLIQSRARVEGFLVGDYEGRWGEALERLSGFIHEDELQYREHVVEGFEDAPDAFLGLFEGENIGKQLVQVAERDV, from the coding sequence ATGGCTGACACCAGACAGTGGCGACTCGCGAGCCGCCCAACCGGAACACCGACAGCGGAGAACTTCGACCTCGTCACCATCGAGCGACCCGACCTCGGTCCAGGTGAGGTACTCGTCCGAACGCTGTACCAGTCCGTCGATCCATACATGCGCGGGCGGATGCGCGACGCCGAATCCTACGCCGAACCGTGGGACGTTGGCGAACCGATGCAGGCCGGCGTCGTCGGCGAAGTCCTCGAATCCGAGGCCGACGCCTTCGAGGCGGGCGACGTTGTCACGGGCAACCTGCTGTGGGCCGAACACGCCGTCGCAGATGCTGACGAACTCCGGCAAGTCAACCCCGATCTCGGTCCCGTCTCGACCGCACTCGGCGTGCTCGGAATGCCCGGCGTCACGGCCTACTTCGGCATGCTCGAGGTAGCCGATCCTGGCCCCGGTGACACCGTTGTCGTCTCCGGCGCAGCGGGCGCAGTCGGCTCCGTCGCGGGACAACTGGCGCGTCTCTCAGGTGCTCGAGTCGTTGGAACTGCCGGCAGCGACGAGAAGACCGACTGGCTCTCCGACGAGTTGGGATTCGACGCCGCGATCAACTACAAGGAAACGGAGGACCTCGCAGGCGCGATAGCCGAGGCCTGCCCGGATGGCATCGACGCCTACTTCGACAACGTCGGCGGACCGATTACGGACGCCGTCTGGCCACTGTTGAACGTTCGCGCCCGGGTAGCCGTCTGTGGGCAAATCTCGCAGTACAACGCAACCGAACAGCCGACCGGACCGCGAAAGCTCGGCAAACTAATCCAGTCTCGCGCCCGCGTGGAAGGGTTCCTCGTGGGCGACTACGAAGGTCGGTGGGGCGAAGCACTCGAGCGCCTTTCGGGGTTCATCCACGAGGACGAGTTACAGTACCGCGAACACGTCGTCGAGGGCTTCGAGGACGCACCCGATGCCTTCCTCGGGCTGTTCGAGGGCGAGAACATCGGCAAACAGCTCGTGCAGGTGGCTGAGCGCGACGTCTGA
- a CDS encoding alpha/beta fold hydrolase produces the protein MDRTDTHADSIPDSSSESDDDPREANVSAPGLGIDRDTHTLADGRQLAYATFGPDDGTPLIFHHGTPGSGVLGAVLSYAARGQGVHLIAPTRPGYGRSDPYPAGTLETWAEDCEELADALGLETFAVAGFSGGGPYALAVADALPERVTAAGIVSPPVPESAGVFGRLARFPRLLGLAFRAGNALARYRGDQFVVDRLTERSLHKITIEIVGQDFRTALENGPAGAVRESRLLAGDWSLSDPGPAVETTVWHGAGDTNVALEAVQDAYAEREHTTVHTVENDHLGTLISVRKDIVAIAE, from the coding sequence ATGGACCGAACGGACACCCACGCGGACTCAATCCCCGACTCGAGCAGCGAGTCCGATGACGACCCGCGGGAGGCGAACGTCTCGGCACCAGGACTTGGTATCGACAGAGACACGCACACGCTCGCGGACGGCCGCCAGCTTGCCTACGCCACGTTCGGTCCTGACGACGGCACACCGCTGATTTTCCATCACGGCACACCCGGCTCTGGCGTCCTCGGCGCGGTCCTCTCGTACGCCGCCCGCGGACAGGGCGTGCACCTGATCGCACCGACCAGGCCCGGCTACGGCCGCTCCGATCCGTATCCAGCGGGAACGCTCGAGACGTGGGCCGAGGACTGCGAGGAGCTAGCTGACGCACTCGGCCTCGAGACCTTTGCCGTCGCGGGGTTTTCCGGCGGCGGGCCGTATGCGCTGGCTGTCGCTGACGCCCTCCCCGAGCGTGTCACGGCGGCAGGCATCGTGAGCCCGCCGGTCCCCGAGAGCGCGGGCGTCTTCGGACGTCTCGCCCGATTTCCGCGACTACTTGGGCTCGCCTTCCGTGCGGGCAACGCCCTCGCACGCTACCGCGGCGACCAGTTCGTCGTGGACCGACTCACCGAGCGCTCACTGCACAAAATCACCATCGAAATCGTCGGCCAGGACTTCCGAACCGCACTCGAGAACGGCCCCGCGGGCGCGGTGCGCGAGAGTCGCCTGCTCGCGGGTGACTGGTCACTGTCAGATCCAGGCCCTGCAGTCGAGACGACCGTCTGGCATGGCGCCGGTGACACGAATGTGGCGCTCGAGGCCGTGCAGGATGCCTACGCGGAACGAGAGCACACGACGGTTCACACCGTCGAGAACGACCATCTAGGGACCCTGATTTCGGTTCGAAAAGACATCGTCGCAATCGCAGAATAA